A stretch of DNA from Ranitomeya variabilis isolate aRanVar5 chromosome 1, aRanVar5.hap1, whole genome shotgun sequence:
CAGCTTTTTAACTGTGTCTGTAAGATAAACGAGACTCAGTATCGAGGTGTGAGACATATATGGTGCATGAATTAAGGACACAATTCATGACATGATCCAGAACACTCATTTTAGAGGCAGTAAATGATGTTTTTGTAGTGGTTAAACCCTGAGGATGTATGTGGAGCAGAGGTATGAAAGGAAATGAGAATAGTCCCATTTAACAGCTGCACGTGAGACATGTTCCCTAGATAAAGCACAGTCTTAACACCTCCTATGGGTAAGTGCAGCAGCCTTATTGTCTGAGACAGGAAGATAGAGGAGCTGGAGGCAACCAGCACGTACATGACAGGATGCCACCTAAAGGCTGTCTGTAACCATGTCATTAAAAAGTCACTTTACTCATGAAGGGTTGTAATTAGGACAATTAAGCCTCTAGAGTGACAGAAAACAAACACAAGACTTCAAAATAGTCAAAACTATTTAAAATTACTTTTGCAAACTTTTATCctcctttattttttacatatttggcTTGACATGGCATCACTAAAAACCATTTCATGCATTGTATTTAGGTGACATTTTTGGTTCTGCATCTATATGACTTTCTCTTCTAAAGCATTAACATGTGGTGTTTGGCATATTTAGAGACTTTTTTTGTCAGTGAATTATTTCCTCTTCAGCAGTATTACTGGACTGAAAACTTGCTATAGTAATGAATGTCTGATGTCCATCATCAATGGGTGGCTGTGCTTGTTAGGATTGTTTTTGTTGTGTGTTTTCTATGACAGAAttttaatggaaaaacaaaaatatgtTATGGCTAAGTTCACGACAAACAAAAATTTGCAGTTTGCACGGCTATGGAAAATTTCCCCCCATTCTATGAGGCTTAGCTGCATCTGGATCAATTTACACTGTGATGAGCCGCATTAATTGACTGTGGACCGGTGGTCGTTAATAGCCCGTTTAACAGGCTGTTCCAGTCTCAGATTAtagagtcttaaggccccgtcacacatagcgagatcgctgctgagtcacaagttttgtgacgcaacagcgacctcagtagcgatctcgctatgtgtgacacgtaccagcgatcaggcccctgctgtgagatcgctggtcgtgtcggaatggcctgggccgttttttggtcgttgaggtcccgctgacatcgctgaatcggtgtgtgtgacaccgatccagcgatgtcttcactggtaaccagggtaaacatcgggttactaagcgcagggccgcgcttagtaacccgatgtttaccctggttaccagcgtaaatgtaaaaaaaccaaacagtacatactcaccatctgatgtccgtcaggtcccttgccgtctgcttcccacactgactgagcgccgcaaagtgaaagtggaagtacagcacagcggtgacgtcaccgctgcgctctgctctcactgtacggcggcactcagtcagagcaggaagcggacggcaagggacctgacggacatcagatggtgagtatgtacggtttgttttttttggtaaccagggtaaacatcgggttactaagcgcggccctgcgcttagtaacccgatgtttaccctggttacccgggtgctgcagggggacttcggcatcgttgaagacagtttcaacgataagtcgttcccctgatcgttggtcgctggagagagctgtctgtgtgacagctccccagcgacttaccaacgatcacggccaggtcgtatcgctggtcgtgatcgttggtaaatcgctatgtgtgacggggccttaagagttggaagggacctcctgggtcatctggtccaaccccctgctcagtgcaggattcactaaaccatcgcagacagaagtctgtccagcctctgaagacttctattggaggagaactcaccacctctcgtggcagcttgttccactcattgatgagCACTAAATATGATCGGTAATAAATGCATTCAGTGCGCATAGgctcccattgttctcggcagcacaggaaAATGCACTTAAAACTACAGAAAATGCCAAAACAAGGGGGGAGGGAAACCCTAGTGAGAATAAGTGCCCTAATACCCAAACACAGAATTGGAAGACTGACAAAAAATAAACGACATTAAACATTAACAAATTGACAGTGCTAATTGGTCTCTGAACCAGTGATATCACCATCAGGTAGACAAAGACAGTCTCTACTGAGGTGAAAAAAAGGTTCTCTCTTAGAGCACTTTACAGAGATCCAGAGTAGAAGACACAGCCCTTGATTGGGCAGGTATAGGGAATTTGTTGATCAAAGTTGCATACGAGGTAAATTTCAATAAGGGCTGAAACCCTGTCTATTACGATAAATGCAGCCCTGTATCTGTTTATTACGTGTATACATACAATACCCTGCAATCCAATCTAAGAGTCTAGCAGCCCCATGGGGCTTATGAGAAGCTAATAATTTATTGATAATTGTCACATGTACTGTGAAGCAAGCCTCTTGACACAATATTAGAGTCTGGAGTCACACAAGCTGCTAGACTCTTAGATTGGATTGCAGGGTATTGTATGTATACACGTAATAAACAGATACAGGGCTGCATTTATCGTAATAGACAGGGGTTCAGCCCTTATTGAAATTTACCTCGTATGCAACTTTGATCAACAAATTCCCTATACCTGCCCAATCAAGGGCTGTGTCTTCTACTCTGGATCTCTGTAAAGTGCTCTAAGAGAGAACCTTTTTTTCACCTCAGTAGAGACTGTCTTTGTCTATCTGATGGTGATATCACTGGTTCAGAGACCAATTAGCACTGTCAATTTGTTAATGTTTACTGTCGTTTATCATTTGTCAGTCTTCCAATTCTGTGTTTGGGTATTAGGGCACTTATTCTCACTAGGGTTTCCCTCCCCCCTTGTTTTGGCATTTTCTGTAGTTTTAAGTGCATTTTTAAGGAacttattaaaggttaagttttatagtaTCCAATTGCTATTttcaacgtggaaacatacccttatattccTTAGTTTGCAAGGGGCAGAGTTGTCTCACTGCAGCTGCAATTGAATGTTGCATGCATTTGTAACATGGGTTGTGTCATATCGCCATCTGCTGGGAAAAATGCAAGACACTTACTCTCAAGATCTGAAATGATGAGGTTGTCATGCAGCTTGACAGCTCGGTGCTGCTCAACTTCATCCTCCAGTTCAAATATGGTCTCTTTCATGTCACTGCGTTCTGTCTCCTTTTCTTCCAGCTCACTCCTCACCTTATCTAGTGCCAGGGTCAATTCCGACACCTGCTTTTGTGCCTCCTCACGGAATGCTCTATATTCATCTTCCAGCTATAAAGACCATTAAGAACAGAAAAATTAATCAACTGTGTGCAATTCATTGCTGAAAATAAGATATCCTTTTTATATCAATTCACCTTTTCATAGGCATCTTGCATTCGTCTGAGGTCACTCTGTAAATGTAGCAATTCCTCCTGTAGGTTCCCGGCCAGAGTTTCTGCTTTTTCTTTATCGGAACGCACACTTTCCAGTAGATTCTGGATATGAGATGCATCTCCAGAGCTGTGTATAGAGTACAACTCTGCCACTCGTTGCTTTTCCTGTTCCAGCTGGGTTTTGAGACGTGAACATTCGGCCTGTTCAGCATTTAGGGAAACTTTGTATTCCTCCAAAGTTGCAGCAAGTGTCTGTTTGGCATGTTGCTCGGCCTCAACAATGCGCTCCATGTGGTGGTTCCTCTCCTTGAGGGCTCTAATGACCTCCTGTGCATCTTTATTGTCCTGCTCTGCCATTTTGAGAGTATTGCTCAAATGTTGCTGAACACCCAACAACTGCTCTCGTTCAAAACGGCCACTCTCAGCCAATTCCATATATCTCTGCTCTAGATCTAAATAACGGCTACTCTTCAAGTCCTCATCTAGAGAGTAAGACACATGGTGCTCATCAAGAAGTGCCCGAGCATATTCCAGCTGACGGCTAAACAACTCTAGCTTGTCACTCTGCTGGCAAAGGGAGTCCATTAAAATGACCTTTTCTTCTCCTAGCCTCTCATTTTCACTGTTCAGCTCTTGTGTTATCTGCTGTAGATCAGCCAGTTCTTGTAAAGTGGCTTGTAGCTCCTCAGCTGTGCTATGTTGATTCTCCTCCATTTGATGTATGCGCTCAGTAAGACAAGCTACAGATACCTCACTTACATTTCCGCTACTACCTTTGCGGGAGCGCTCAGTACTAGGAAGACCTTCTGACTCAGAGGATGAAGATGGAGCATCAAGAGCATCATCACTTGAGGTGAGAGGCTGGTAAACTTCACTACACTCACTGTCCAAATTATCCATGGAACTActtctcctctctcctgtcagtgtACTCTCATCCTGGCTCAAGAGGTCCTCCATTGAGCCTGGTGTAGAGCCCTCCACGGATGAGGCTAAAGTTCCTCCACCACAGTCACTGTGGCTTCCAGTAGCAATATCCATTGATTGGTAGCCAAACAGTTTCTCTGTAACATCTAGCTGCTGACCCAATGAAAAACCTAATGCATTTAGGCGGTCTTTTAGCATGCGGTTTTCATTTTTCAACTGCTGCAATTCTTCTCGTACCACAGCATTCTGCTCCTGCAACTGCACTAATGGGGCTTCTTCAGGACTCTTGTCAGAAAGATCTTCTCCTAATTGTGTCTTAATGTCCCTCAGCTCTGTGCGAAGGAGCAAAATCTCAGCATCTTTACTTTTGGCCAGGCTTACTAAGTCCTTTACCTTAGATTCAAGAGCAGCACGATCACTGATCTGATTGTCAGATTTGGATTTGCTCATACGAAGAACATCAGACTCTGCACGGGCTCGAGAGCGTTTAGTTGGGGCAGACGTCTCTCCTATAGTAACTCCTGAGCTCTGGGTTTTTTTACTTGCATTCAGACGTGACCGCTCACGTACTCTTTCTCGAGATGATCCTGCTTCTTTGGTCCCCGAGGAACTACTTCTTTTGGTGCTCGTGCTCCCTTTACAGAGTTTAAAAAAAGAGCAATGATTACATACATTGTAATATACAGGATAGATGCTAACATTGGTGTATGTCCAACTACTGGGACCTCAATTCATCTAGAGGACAGGGGTCTGGAATGCTGAGAATGAGCACATCACCACTCCATCCAGTCTCCATGTGACTGCCGGAAAAAGTCAGGCACTGTACTCTattatctccagcagtcccatagagaatgtatGGAGCAGTAGTGTCCCCGAATTCCAACGGGAAATTTCAACTGTGTGACATTTTCAATGTTGGGAAAAATCCTTTAACAGTTTCTAATAACAATCAAGAGTATATCACGGTGTTAATTGATATAGTCCTACCTGTGTTGCTCCTTGTTTTGCTATCTGACCCACTCATTGCTGCTCCAGAACTGGGATTTGATATGGCACTGCTTTTCTTAACCTTCACACCATTACTTGTTGGCCCGCCAGCCATTCCAGCTAGGAGGTCATCATTACTTTTAGCCTGAAGAGGAGTGAGGTAAAATAGAAACAATTAGATTTCCATTTACTGACTGTTCTGTCACGTAAAGCTATGACCACAAGACAATATAAATTTACATGTGTAAGACTGAATTGTGTAAATTCATGACTTTATAACCTTAAAAAAATAAGGTTAAAACGTGAAGAAAAAATGTCCcataagcctcatcacaccatatcATGAATGTGTCATTTCAAAAATGCTATTACAAGGActaaagtattttttttatattacacaTACAGCACACAAAAGTTGTAGGGCAATAGAAACAGACCCCATCTCCTATGCTGGAGCCGTATATAATGTAAACTGTTCATGTTCTATGACATGCAATTACAGAGTCACAAAAGAGTGAGGGAACTAATACCATTTTCCTGAAGAAGCCACTGCAGAGCTAATGAGGTAGACACCCAACAACGGCTTCCATTGCTTAAAGTCACGGTAAAGCGCAGGCGGGTACGGCCAGTACCTGGCAGCGTCAAAGCGAAGATTTGCAGGCGGCCAAAAATAGTAGACCTTACGTCTaacctgcagcatccagatgtaacagcatagtggatggaatttcaagaaatcccatctacaCTATGCGTGCATGGACCCCTACGGCTtccctgcgtaaacggacatgcagaGTGTctctccagacagcagcatgtctatttatcttccgGAGAcggtcagtctccgcaagataaatatcaccgtccaatgtataggacgTGGTGATTCCACACAGttcaattaacacatgcggaatcacctgcattcaaaagccggcagcgtttTGGACGGAGCTGACATGTTCTTCGTCCAAAGCGCTGCaaattactgaccgtgggaacatacccttatacaCTAGcagaacaaaaaataataaaacatgtacggtaatctgaaaatattgaaaattataCAGGGAAATGACAATAGTAAGCCAAAACAACGATGGAACCACGGTGGTGTAACAGGCAAAGTGAGTAAAGATCCTCAGGCCAAGTAAACATGACAGTCAGctcaaaagtgcaagtgcattgtGCTACAGAGTATATCGACGTACAATAACAGAATAATTCCAAAAGTGGAGAAACACTGAAAGCACAAGTAATCCATAAAGGCTAGCAGCCATACATAAGAAAAAGTGCAAGAACGAAAGTCATTTGCATAAAGACCTGAGGAATTACCTGTTAATACCGTGGAACCACCCACCCCAATGCGTGTTTCGGCatagtgccttcttccgggggtatggcatcagaGGAAATGATGGACTTTTAATATATGTGAGAAGCCAATCCGGGCAGCTATGTGTGGAGGATGTGACGCTGCTCCACAGCGACGCATGCGTAGTAGACGGCTCCCAAGCCTGCACATCACCGAGAGCATCATCGGATGGGAGAGCCAGAGTCACTAAGGCACGACCACAGGGGTCCTGTGGACAGATCCATGGACGCAAGCCCAAGCAGAGCCGAGGTAAGACATCGTCTGCGATGCCCAGCAACGGGGCGCAGACGTGCATGCGCACAGAGCAAATGCATACTTGCTAGACAAAAAGTAAGGATGACAGCGACTGAATTTTCTTTTGACTCACAATTTTTTCTTGTTtaatgggtccttctacctacagctctagGGGACAGCCATAGGTGCTGCGTGCGCACGTTCAtacgcaaatctgttcctggggctgtgggagagggatctactCTCGTCGGATTGGGGCTCGTCGATGGAGCGGGTCGTATCTTGGGCCCGCtacatcaacattttcctgattctAGCGGGGTACACCTTTTGAGTTGCAGTCTTTCATGAGCTGAATGATAatcagcttaaccccttaacccccaagggtggtttgcatgttaatgaccaggccaatttttacaattctgaccactgtccctttatgaggttataactctggaacgctttcatggatcccggtgattctgacactcttttctcgtgacatattgtacttcatgttagtggtaaaatttccttgacactacttgcgtttgtgaaaaaaaacgaaaatttggcgaaaaatgtccaactttgaattttcatgcccttaaatcacagagatatgtcacacaaaatacttaagtaacatttcccacatgtctactttacatcagcacaattttggaacccaaatttttttgttagggagttataagggttaaaagttgaccagcgatttctcatttttacaacaccattttacatcacatttgaagtcactttgaggggtctatatgatagaaaatacccaagtgtgacaccattctaaaaactgcacccctcaaggtgctcaaaaccacattcaagaagtttattaacgcttcaggtgtttcacagaaattactggaatgtttttgaaaaaaaataaaatgaacatatCCGCTATAATGGATCCTACAGGTCAGATTTCGGCTCACCCCGAGGTCATTTATAACACCTTCAATGACTACTACCAGAAATTATATTCCGCCCCACAATTACCCTCTCCTTCCGCATTGGTGTCATTTCTTGGCAAATTACATCTACCAAAATTAACTGAGTCCGCAGCACAGCAACTTCACCTAGACAGATCTGAAGAAATAGCTCACACAatcaaaaatttttaaaaaaaggaaaagcccCATGCCCAAATGGCCTCACAgcaatatattattaaaaaaaaattcagtgacGTGCTGACACCACACATTAAAAATCTCTAACTCACTACTGAATGGCTCCCAGCTGCCTCCTGAATTTTACGTAGCACATGAAACTAAATTCCTAAACCAAAGAAAGATCACCTCCTTACAAAAAATTACAGACCCATATCCCTCCTAAACATGAATTTAAAAATCTTCATGTCCATCATGACTATTAGGATTAATAACTTCCTTCCCCACCTCATCTAGCAATATCAAGTTGGCTTCATACCTACGTGACAAGCTCCTGATAATATCAGAAGAGCAATAAATATTATTCATACATCTAACCAGCAACGAAAACGGTTTCTATTACCCGCTTTAGATATTGAGAAGGCATTTGACTTGGTGTCCTGGCCATATTTATTTGCGGTTCCTTTAAAATTTGGATTTTATCCTAAACTTATAAAATGT
This window harbors:
- the SPECC1L gene encoding cytospin-A isoform X2, producing the protein MRKASRSVGSAPKVPVTNRPQGGEKAKSDSSAPTSSRASRPGSSLSKAKSNDDLLAGMAGGPTSNGVKVKKSSAISNPSSGAAMSGSDSKTRSNTGSTSTKRSSSSGTKEAGSSRERVRERSRLNASKKTQSSGVTIGETSAPTKRSRARAESDVLRMSKSKSDNQISDRAALESKVKDLVSLAKSKDAEILLLRTELRDIKTQLGEDLSDKSPEEAPLVQLQEQNAVVREELQQLKNENRMLKDRLNALGFSLGQQLDVTEKLFGYQSMDIATGSHSDCGGGTLASSVEGSTPGSMEDLLSQDESTLTGERRSSSMDNLDSECSEVYQPLTSSDDALDAPSSSSESEGLPSTERSRKGSSGNVSEVSVACLTERIHQMEENQHSTAEELQATLQELADLQQITQELNSENERLGEEKVILMDSLCQQSDKLELFSRQLEYARALLDEHHVSYSLDEDLKSSRYLDLEQRYMELAESGRFEREQLLGVQQHLSNTLKMAEQDNKDAQEVIRALKERNHHMERIVEAEQHAKQTLAATLEEYKVSLNAEQAECSRLKTQLEQEKQRVAELYSIHSSGDASHIQNLLESVRSDKEKAETLAGNLQEELLHLQSDLRRMQDAYEKLEDEYRAFREEAQKQVSELTLALDKVRSELEEKETERSDMKETIFELEDEVEQHRAVKLHDNLIISDLENTVKKLQDQKHDMEREIKILNRKLREESAEWRQFQADLQTAVVIANDIKSEAQEEIGDLKRRLHEAQEKNEKLAKELDSAASRKQEEERGRVYNYMNAVERDLAALRQGMGLSRRSSTSSEPTPTVKTLIKSFDNASSQAPSPAVAAAAAAASIPRTPLSPSPLKTPPAAAVSPMQRHSISGPISTTKSLPGLSEKRPSYAEIPVQDHLLRTASSARTASSLPRVPTMDSTKSIAVSRRSSEELKRDITVPDGGSPSPLMSMTSSSPQLSLTSSSPTASVTPTARSRISLYYRPEMHSQLLLETVDRNSLNREERKDPLSALAREYGGSKRNALLKWCQKKTEGYPNIDITNFSSSWNDGLAFCALLHTYLPAHIPYQELSNQDKRRNFTLAFQAAESVGIKSTLDINEMVRTERPDWQCLMTYVTSIYKYFET
- the SPECC1L gene encoding cytospin-A isoform X4; the protein is MRKASRSVGSAPKVPVTNRPQGGEKAKSDSSAPTSSRASRPGSSLSKAKSNDDLLAGMAGGPTSNGVKVKKSSAISNPSSGAAMSGSDSKTRSNTGSTSTKRSSSSGTKEAGSSRERVRERSRLNASKKTQSSGVTIGETSAPTKRSRARAESDVLRMSKSKSDNQISDRAALESKVKDLVSLAKSKDAEILLLRTELRDIKTQLGEDLSDKSPEEAPLVQLQEQNAVVREELQQLKNENRMLKDRLNALGFSLGQQLDVTEKLFGYQSMDIATGSHSDCGGGTLASSVEGSTPGSMEDLLSQDESTLTGERRSSSMDNLDSECSEVYQPLTSSDDALDAPSSSSESEGLPSTERSRKGSSGNVSEVSVACLTERIHQMEENQHSTAEELQATLQELADLQQITQELNSENERLGEEKVILMDSLCQQSDKLELFSRQLEYARALLDEHHVSYSLDEDLKSSRYLDLEQRYMELAESGRFEREQLLGVQQHLSNTLKMAEQDNKDAQEVIRALKERNHHMERIVEAEQHAKQTLAATLEEYKVSLNAEQAECSRLKTQLEQEKQRVAELYSIHSSGDASHIQNLLESVRSDKEKAETLAGNLQEELLHLQSDLRRMQDAYEKLEDEYRAFREEAQKQVSELTLALDKVRSELEEKETERSDMKETIFELEDEVEQHRAVKLHDNLIISDLENTVKKLQDQKHDMEREIKILNRKLREESAEWRQFQADLQTAVVIANDIKSEAQEEIGDLKRRLHEAQEKNEKLAKELDSAASRKQEEERGRVYNYMNAVERDLAALRQGMGLSRRSSTSSEPTPTVKTLIKSFDNASSQAPSPAVAAAAAAASIPRTPLSPSPLKTPPAAAVSPMQRHSISGPISTTKSLPGLSEKRPSYAEIPVQDHLLRTASSARTASSLPRVPTMDSTKSIAVSRRSSEELKRDITVPDGGSPSPLMSMTSSSPQLSLTSSSPTASVTPTARSRIREERKDPLSALAREYGGSKRNALLKWCQKKTEGYPNIDITNFSSSWNDGLAFCALLHTYLPAHIPYQELSNQDKRRNFTLAFQAAESVGIKSTLDINEMVRTERPDWQCLMTYVTSIYKYFET
- the SPECC1L gene encoding cytospin-A isoform X3 — protein: MDRFSCKCITNRPPRMRKASRSVGSAPKVPVTNRPQGGEKAKSDSSAPTSSRASRPGSSLSKAKSNDDLLAGMAGGPTSNGVKVKKSSAISNPSSGAAMSGSDSKTRSNTGSTSTKRSSSSGTKEAGSSRERVRERSRLNASKKTQSSGVTIGETSAPTKRSRARAESDVLRMSKSKSDNQISDRAALESKVKDLVSLAKSKDAEILLLRTELRDIKTQLGEDLSDKSPEEAPLVQLQEQNAVVREELQQLKNENRMLKDRLNALGFSLGQQLDVTEKLFGYQSMDIATGSHSDCGGGTLASSVEGSTPGSMEDLLSQDESTLTGERRSSSMDNLDSECSEVYQPLTSSDDALDAPSSSSESEGLPSTERSRKGSSGNVSEVSVACLTERIHQMEENQHSTAEELQATLQELADLQQITQELNSENERLGEEKVILMDSLCQQSDKLELFSRQLEYARALLDEHHVSYSLDEDLKSSRYLDLEQRYMELAESGRFEREQLLGVQQHLSNTLKMAEQDNKDAQEVIRALKERNHHMERIVEAEQHAKQTLAATLEEYKVSLNAEQAECSRLKTQLEQEKQRVAELYSIHSSGDASHIQNLLESVRSDKEKAETLAGNLQEELLHLQSDLRRMQDAYEKLEDEYRAFREEAQKQVSELTLALDKVRSELEEKETERSDMKETIFELEDEVEQHRAVKLHDNLIISDLENTVKKLQDQKHDMEREIKILNRKLREESAEWRQFQADLQTAVVIANDIKSEAQEEIGDLKRRLHEAQEKNEKLAKELDSAASRKQEEERGRVYNYMNAVERDLAALRQGMGLSRRSSTSSEPTPTVKTLIKSFDNASSQAPSPAVAAAAAAASIPRTPLSPSPLKTPPAAAVSPMQRHSISGPISTTKSLPGLSEKRPSYAEIPVQDHLLRTASSARTASSLPRVPTMDSTKSIAVSRRSSEELKRDITVPDGGSPSPLMSMTSSSPQLSLTSSSPTASVTPTARSRIREERKDPLSALAREYGGSKRNALLKWCQKKTEGYPNIDITNFSSSWNDGLAFCALLHTYLPAHIPYQELSNQDKRRNFTLAFQAAESVGIKSTLDINEMVRTERPDWQCLMTYVTSIYKYFET
- the SPECC1L gene encoding cytospin-A isoform X1, producing MDRFSCKCITNRPPRMRKASRSVGSAPKVPVTNRPQGGEKAKSDSSAPTSSRASRPGSSLSKAKSNDDLLAGMAGGPTSNGVKVKKSSAISNPSSGAAMSGSDSKTRSNTGSTSTKRSSSSGTKEAGSSRERVRERSRLNASKKTQSSGVTIGETSAPTKRSRARAESDVLRMSKSKSDNQISDRAALESKVKDLVSLAKSKDAEILLLRTELRDIKTQLGEDLSDKSPEEAPLVQLQEQNAVVREELQQLKNENRMLKDRLNALGFSLGQQLDVTEKLFGYQSMDIATGSHSDCGGGTLASSVEGSTPGSMEDLLSQDESTLTGERRSSSMDNLDSECSEVYQPLTSSDDALDAPSSSSESEGLPSTERSRKGSSGNVSEVSVACLTERIHQMEENQHSTAEELQATLQELADLQQITQELNSENERLGEEKVILMDSLCQQSDKLELFSRQLEYARALLDEHHVSYSLDEDLKSSRYLDLEQRYMELAESGRFEREQLLGVQQHLSNTLKMAEQDNKDAQEVIRALKERNHHMERIVEAEQHAKQTLAATLEEYKVSLNAEQAECSRLKTQLEQEKQRVAELYSIHSSGDASHIQNLLESVRSDKEKAETLAGNLQEELLHLQSDLRRMQDAYEKLEDEYRAFREEAQKQVSELTLALDKVRSELEEKETERSDMKETIFELEDEVEQHRAVKLHDNLIISDLENTVKKLQDQKHDMEREIKILNRKLREESAEWRQFQADLQTAVVIANDIKSEAQEEIGDLKRRLHEAQEKNEKLAKELDSAASRKQEEERGRVYNYMNAVERDLAALRQGMGLSRRSSTSSEPTPTVKTLIKSFDNASSQAPSPAVAAAAAAASIPRTPLSPSPLKTPPAAAVSPMQRHSISGPISTTKSLPGLSEKRPSYAEIPVQDHLLRTASSARTASSLPRVPTMDSTKSIAVSRRSSEELKRDITVPDGGSPSPLMSMTSSSPQLSLTSSSPTASVTPTARSRISLYYRPEMHSQLLLETVDRNSLNREERKDPLSALAREYGGSKRNALLKWCQKKTEGYPNIDITNFSSSWNDGLAFCALLHTYLPAHIPYQELSNQDKRRNFTLAFQAAESVGIKSTLDINEMVRTERPDWQCLMTYVTSIYKYFET